tctcctcaacctgggattagcatacctccacctctccaggctctcctcaaactgggattagcatacctccacctctccaggctctcctcaacctggtattagcatacttccacctctccaggctctcctcaacctgggattagcatacctccacctctccaggctctcctcaacctgggattagcatacctccacctctccaggctctcctcaacctgcaccctactctcactacagatcacaatgtcatccgcaaacatcatcatccactgagactcctgtctgatctcatccgtcaacctgtccatcaccatcgaAAACAATTGAACCACACTCCTATCTGTCACTACATTTTAGATAGCCATCATAGCATTTCTCCAAGTCAACGTTGTATTCTCACTAGTCAGACTGGGAATTAAAGATATCCACAATAACATTCTTCCTTGTAGAAATAGTCAAAATTCAGTTCCAAGATATCCCTAAACACTTAACAAGTATAAGTGGCTGTTTTAACATTTTGGATATATTGCAGATATCTGTAATTCAGTTCTTCGTGGTCAAAATGAACATTTCAGATGACCACAACGTCATTCTTCCAAGTACAAATGACGTCACTTTTGCCATTCACGTGTATTGGGCTTTCAGTCTCGGATATCCACTACTGTATTTTTGATATCTAGAATGAACTTTCTGGATATCTGCAACAGAACTCCTACTAGACCAACTCCCATGTCAGATATCGACAATGCAGTTTTTACTAGTCGTCATTTTAATTTCAGATACCAAAATGAAACCCACTTCAAAGATCCGTAGTGTAATTTTGAATATCCAAACATATGGGGGTGTCTGATGACAGAGGATGATTGGAAGCTGGAGCTGATTGCTAAACACTGATTGGTGGATCGCTGCGTTGGTCATTACTGTGGACATGGTCAGCGGTTTGCCAAGTGTAGGCAACATTTTTTCTCTTGTTGAATTAATTTCATAATTCATCCTCCCTTTGAGAACTTGGAGGTTGTGatgcagagttgtaaaaaccaggtccagaaagtaaatgtccaaaccgtgtatttgctccaaccatgttactaaaccagctgatgtcattagctagttttccctacctagttgagaaGTGGTgatgactagaatctgctggtggagtgcatgagtggagcaaatacatggtttggacctttactttctggacctggtttctACGCCTCTGGATGGATGTCAGGTCTTTCTAGCCAGGTGAAAATGCTTCGGAAATCTTTCAAAAACAACCTTACAGGAATGTTTCAGTGATGAAACCAAGTCGCATGCAGCCGGATCCACATGTCCTCTCTCCCATCACTCCTGTTTGttcccaagtcaagtcaagtcaagtcgatttgatttgtgtagcccagtatcacaaattacacatttgcctcaaggggctttacagcaacacaacatcctgtccttcatcggataaggaacaactccctaaaaacccctcaATGTAGTTTGAAAATCCTGTTGAGTCAGGatctctgcagccccccccccttttttcttccccaattgtgtccagccaatcaccccagtcCTCCGAGCCAtctcgatcgctgctccaccccctctgctgatccggggagggctgcagactaccacgtgtctcctcccatacatgtggagtcaccagccgcttcttttcacctgacagtgaggagtttcaccagggggacgtaacacgtgggaggatcacgctattccccccagttccccctcccccccgaacaggcaccctgaccgaccagaggacgcgctagtgcagcgaccaggacacatacccacatccggcttcccacctgcagacacggccaattgtgtctgtagggacgcccgaccaagccggaggtaacacggggattcaaaccggcgacccccgtgttggtagacaacggaatagaccgctaccctacctgGACACCTAGGCTCTCTGCAGCTCTTTAAATGTCATATTGGCTCAACGTGTGTGAATATGTCAGTCTCTGTTCCAGGTAAAATGTAAGACACAGAACAAGTCAGCCTGACTCACTCCACACCAACAACACTCACCTCACATCCTGCAGGCGGCCATGTTGTCTGCCTCTGCACACAGCCTTCTCGTATTAGCTATCCCTACATGAGATATACATTTTATTATATAAAACTGGCACGCACTATATATTAATCTGATGTAGGTCTTCTGGAATACACACTAGACacagctctgtgtctgtgtgtagtctAATGCATCAGTATGTTGTGTAATATCTTTTGATGGTTGtgttgttttctcttttttgtgtgagtgatgtctgcaagtgctagaagctgctgtgtaccggagtccaattcctcgtgtgcataggcacacttggtcaatgaagttgattctgattctggttcagaTTTTATTAAGTTAACGGAAAAACAGAATCAGGAGTTCTTCATGTAGCAGCACCTCTAAGATGTAGACCAGTCAAGTCAGTAAGGGTTCTCATTTTGTCAGCAAAGCACTTGAATTGCAAACCATCTCAATTATTTTTTATTGTGGGTGGGGGCGGGTTTGGCTGAGGGTTACTCCTGTCATTGTGGTGATGTTCCGCCCTCTGCTGGAGCTTCTAGTATACTACTCTAGTTTGTCTACTACTGAATGACCCGACTGACCTACTGTTGACTGGTCAGTATAATATAACAGTAACATCTGCTCATGAACATGATCCTAAATACTCCTAAAATTCAAATAATCCTatacaaactactactactaccactactactactaccactactactgctactactactactactactttcggctgctcccggtagggatcaccacaacggatcatccgtttccatctcttcctgtcctctgcatcttcctctgtcacaccagccacctgcatgtcctccctcaccacatccataaacctcctctttggccttcctcttctcctcttccctggcagctccatattcagcatccttctcccaatatacccagcatctctcctccacacatgtccaaaccatctccatcttgcctctcttgctttgtctccaaaccgtccaacctgagctgtccctctaatatactcgttcctaatcctgtccttcctcatcactcccaatgaaaatcttatcatcttcatctctgccacctccacctccacctcctgtcttttcatcagtgccactgtctccaaaccatacaacatagctgatctcacaaccatcttgtaaaccttccctttaactcttgctggtacccttctgtcacacatcactcctgacactcttttccacccactccaccctgcctgcactctcttcttcacctctctactgcactccccgttactttggacagttgaccccaagtatttaaactcatacgcctttgtcatctctactccttgcatcctcaccattccactgtcctccctgtcattcacgcataggtattccgtcttgctcctactgactttcattcctcttctctccagtgcatacctccacctctccaggctctcctccacctgcaccctactctcactacagatcacaatgtcatccgcgaacatcatcgtccatggagactcctgtctgatctcgtccgtcaacctgtccatcaccattgcaaacaagaaagggctcagagccgatccttgatgtaatcccagctccaccttgaacccatctgttattccaaccacacacctcaccactgtcacactgccctcatacatatcctgcaccactcctacatacttctctgctactcccgacttcctcatacaataccacacctcctctctcggcaccctgtcgtatgctttctctaaatccacaaagacacaatgtaactccttctggcctcctctatacttctccatcaacattctcaaagcaaacatcacatctgtggtgctctttcatggcatgaaaccacactgctgctcgctgatcatcacctctcctcttaacctagcttctattactcgttcccatatcttcatgctgtggctgatcatcacctctcctcttaacctagcttctattactctttcccatatcttcatgctgtggctgatcaactttatacctctgtagttgctacagttctgcacatcactcctgttcttgaaaatcggtaccagtatgcttcttctccactcctcaggcatcctctcactttccaggattgtgttaaacaatctagttaaaaaccccactgccatctctcctaaacacctccatgcttccacaggtatgtcatcaggaccaactgcctttccactcttcatcctcttcatagcggccctcacttcctccttgctaatccactgcacttcctgattcactatccccacatcatccaaccttctctctctctcattttcttcattcatcagcccctcaaagtactccttccaccttctcaacacagtcTCTTcagttgtcagcacatttccatctctatccttgattgcccttacttgctgcacatccttcccggcttggtccctctgtctagtcaatcggtacaagtccttttctccttctttagtgtctaacctctcatacaactcaccatacaccttttcctttgcctctgCCACctttctcttcgctttacgctgcatctccttgtactcctgtctactttcttcagttctctgactatcccacttcttctttgccaacctcttcctctgtatacttagctgtacttcctcattccacctccaagtctccttgtcttccttcctctgtcctgaagacacaccaagtaccttcctagctgtctccctcactatttctgcagtggttgtccagccatccggcaactcttcactaccacccagtgcctgtcttacctcctgcctgaactccacacaacagtcttccttcttcaacttctaccatatgatccttggctctgccttcactctcttcctcttcttggtctccaaagtcatcctacggaccaccatccgatgctgcctagctatgttctccccttgcagtctccaatccctttcagatcgtgcctcttacataagatatagtccacctgtgtggatgttcctccactcttgtacgtcaccctgtgttcctccctcttcttgaaatatatattcaccacagccatttccatcctttttgcaaaatccaccaccatctgtccttccacatttcttgcCTTAACacaatacctgcccatcacctcttttcccttcaccaacatgcccattgaagtccgctccaatcaccactctctcctccttgggtacactctccaccacttcatccaactcatttcagaattcttctttctcttctgtctCACACCCAACAtgtgggcatatgcgctgataacattcatcgatttccagcttcatactcactcTGTCCTACATTATCTTCACCTCCAGTACACTGTTGACATAGTCTTCCTTCAAAATTATccctactccatttctcctcccattcacaccatggtagaagagtttgaatccacctccgatgctcccagctttactccccttccacctgatctcttacacacacagtacatctaCCTTCTTTCTTTCCATCATTTCAGCCAGCTCACTCccattaccagtcatagtgccaacattcaaagttccaactctcacctccacattcctacccttcctctcccgctgcctctggacatgccttccccctttcgttctccttcgcccaacagtagcatagtttccaccggcaccctgctggccaacagtactggtggtggtcgttggtaacccaggcctcaaccaatctggtatggaaatctgatttatggtcCACatttttgatttggcaaaggttttatgccggttgcccttcctgatgcaaccctctccatttatccgggcttgggactggcactaagaatgcactggcttgtgcatccacagtggctgggttaaataaTCCTATACTAATCCCAGCATGTATAAAAGAATCCTATACTAAAAAACCCTGAAAGGAGTCACCCCCCATTTCACTTGAAAATATTCTAAATTTAAATTGATTTCATATAAATGTTAGAAACAGAACGAATTGCCCATAGGTGTAAATTGTGTGTGTTGTCTGATGGATTGATGACTTGTCCATATTGTCTGCCTGTTTTCTgcgcaatgcatgctgggatacatTTCCACCCACTGTGTCCCAGGCTTGGACTAAGTGggtataatgaatgaatgaatatttttgGTCATTGTTGTGGGTGTTCGACAGAGGGCGTGAGTAGGGAATCCAAAACAGAGATGTTGTTCTGTTGCTGGACCTTACCTGTGACCTTTTACCTTTGTGTGGAGAGAACAAAAAAATTCTTTAACAAAATGAACTACTGCATTCCTCCATTCCTCATACATATTATAAGGAATATTTGCATGACtaaatcatattaaaaccaaaaaCCTCTTAATGCTTCTTTCTTTCAGtgcttgttgtgttgtagtgttgttattctatgttaagtacacagagagccacgaaaccagtagaattccatgcatgtgcaaacctacatggccaataaacatggttctggttctgattctgattctccctcctgtctctgtcCATCAGGTATGGTGCAGAAGCTTGACCAGAAGCTCCCAGTGGCCAACGAGTACCTTCTCCTGTCAGGAGGGGTGCGGGAGGGTGTGGTAGACATGGACCTGGACGAGCTGAGCGTCTATGCCCGCGGCACCGACTATGACATGGACTTCACCCTGCTGGTGCCAGCCCTCAAACTCCACGACCGCAACCAGCCTGTGACCCTAGACATGCGCCACTCAGCACTGTGCCACTCTTGGTTGAGCCTCCGCCTTTTTGATGAGGGGACCATCAACAAGTGGAAGGACTGCTGCACCATTGTCGACCACATCAATGGCGCTACCAACTACTTCTTCTCTCCCACGCTGGTGGCTGATTGGTTCTACCAGTCTATCTCGCTGGTCCTGATGGAGGTGCAGAAGAAGCCTCAGAGAGGGATGCCGCGTGTGGAGAAGGTGGAGAGGAATGGTACCATCATTTCGGTGATCCTGGGTGTGGGCAGCAGCAGGATGCTCTATGACATCGTCCCCGTGGTGTCATTTAAAGGCTGGCCTGCTGTGGCCCAGAGCTGGCTGATGGAGAACCACTTCTGGGATGGGAAGATCACAGAGGAGGAGGTGATCAGCGGCTTCTACCTGCTCCCTGCCTGCTCCTTCAAGGGCCGCAAGGAGAATGAGTGGCGCCTGTCATTCGCCCGCAGTGAGGTGCAGCTAAAGAAGTGCATCTCATCCAGCTTGATGCAGGCCTACCAGGCCTGTAAAGCCATCATCATCAAACTACTGTCACGCCCCAAAGCCATCAGCCCATATCACCTCCGCAGTATGATGCTGTGGGCCTGCGACCGCCTCCCTGCAAACTACCTGGCCCAGGACGACTTCTCCGCCCATTTCCTTTTGGGCCTCATCGATGACCTGCAGTATTGTCTTGTCAACAAGTTGTGTCCCAATTACTTCATACCACAATGCAACATGCTGGAACACCTGTCTGATGAGACGGCCATGCTGCACGCCCGCAAACTTTCTTCGGTCCGCTCTGACCCAGCCGAGCACCTTCGCACCACCATCGAGCATGCCAAAGCGGCTAACAGGCTGACCACGGACACACAGTGGCGGGGGAGTGGCAACAACCTGCCTTCACCGCAGTCCGACGCCAGTGGAGAGAACCAACCAGATGATCGCCTGGCCAAGAAACTCCAGCAGCTGGTCACTGAGAACCCTGGGAAATCCATTTCGGTCTTCATCAACCCAGATGATGTGACGCGGCCGCACTTCCGTATCGATGACAAGTTCTTCTGAGACTGTGGAATGTTCTGCTCTCCGACCTTACTCTTCTCCTTGTTCTCTTCTCCTCGTACCCTTCCTTCTCCTAGTACCCTTTCCTCCCTTGAGTTTGTTGAATCTGATTtctatttttttatgttttttcacTGTTGTCACAAAATTAAGTAAGGTGATCGTCCAGTTGTGTCTGCCACTTTTTCTAGTTTTCTAGTTTCCTGCCTTCCTTTCTTTCCATTTTCTTTCCTTCCTGACTGGGTACCCTCAGAGCCGTGGGAAGATGCTTTAAGTTGGGAGTGCTGTAGTGGGAGATGCATTTTTGCGTGTAcaagttggggtggggtgggttgggggggttgCGGTTAGCATTCATAATGAATAGGCTATACTTCAAACACAGAAACTGAATTTTATTTAATGAGCTGGAgtgaaagctttttttttgtgaagtcCATTCTTAATGTCACGTTCTAATATAACATGGGCTACTGTAGTATGAATGAAACGTATGCCAGTCTTGCAACTACCAGGCCCCATTGCACACGCAGATAAGAACATGCAAAGGTTCATAAGGCCATTGCGCACAGCGGACAAGAACATTTCCAAATACACACAATATTTTAACCAGTCCAAAAGCCCAGTTTGCACAGCACACAACATAGGCAAATCCATTTTTGCAGCAAAAGTATCAGTGTGAAATTACTGTTTAGTGATGATGGTCTTCCATTGTGCTCTTTTTAGAAGCTGGTGGTTTACCAAAGAAATCCGAAATTTATTTCTGTGCCACTGGGCTAGCTAGCAACCTTGAATGATGCAACACTACTAGCTACTAGTTGACTAGGCTATGTAATGTCCGTTTACCGTGATGCATAGCGTTATTTTAATAATTGATAATTATTCAGTATTGCTAAttatttgccagaacttcctcctCAAGCATTCAACtcatagataaataaaaacaggGGAATTGTCCAATATAttttaatgtttattttttttgcatctgGCAGAGAGTGCTGTGATGTCTGCCTTTTCCGGCCCGTTTCCCACGGCCCTGTGCGCCCTGTGTTCTTTCCCTACTGAAGGCCTTTCTGATGGACTGTGATAGGCTTTGCTTCTTAAACTGTAGGTTGAGGTGAAAATTCACTGTGATACAGAGTTCACACGTTATTCCCCATCACCTTTCGCCAATACAGACAAATGCTGTGTGCCGCTGCCGAGTTAGCTTCTGTGCTAAGCTCTTTTAAACTGTTCCCCAGATAACCCTCATTTGAATATCTTGTATAGTTCAAAATCTAGTCTCTTGCCCTTTATCCATatctcaccccccccttttttttctccccaattgtacttggccaattaccccactctttcgagctgtcccggtctctgctccacctcctctgctgatccggggagggctgcagactaccacatgcctcctccaatacatgtggagtcaccagttgcttcttttcacctgacagtgaggagtttcaccagggggacgtagcgtgtgggaggatcacgctattccacccccaaacaggctccccgaccgaccagaggaggtgctagtacagtgaccaggacacatacccacttccggcttcccacccacagacaaggccgattgtgtctgtagggacgcccgactaagctggaggtagcacggggattcgaaccggcgatccccatgttggtatgcaacagaatagaccgctacgctacccggacgccctcatatCTCGTGTTAATTCTAGGtgctcctgcttttaaattccagGAAGAAAGATATGATGACTgtggctggtggagaaagtattTCTCCTCTAACAGACAGAGGACAAAAGAGAAATATCCCATATGATTTAGAAACATCACCGACATTTTGTTTGTCATGTTATTTCAGTAGTTTTCAAGGCGAGCTTCACTAATGGTCAATGGAGTTACTGTGGGACAAAACTGACGATGTCTCAAAAAAACCAGGTCCCATGTGGTCACTGTTACAGCAAACATAAAACCAGGTATCAGGGGCGTctaggtagcatggcggtcttttccgttgcctaccaacacggggatcactggtctgtatccccgtgttacctccggcttggtcgggtgtccttacagacacaattggccgtggggtggagcagcaaccgggacagctcggaggagtggggtaattggccaagtacaattgggagaaaagggggggggggtaaaaccaAAACCAGGGACTTTCCGATAACCCACCCAGCACCGTCTGGAACCAGCTAATGACAGGTTGGTGGTGCAGACGGTCATAACTGAGCAGCGACACCAGTGGGTTCTGGTTCAGAGTGGATTTTCACCTTTAAGGAATGTCTTAGTCCTCTTAGGGAGGATGGTACTGATGCTGTAGAGCTAGTTGTAAATAGATGAAGAGCTGACAGAACAATGTGTTGAACACACTGGTAGAATAGAAACCACTGACAGACTTTTTGTGGACTAATTAAGTCTTATTTTGCACAGATTTGCAAAGACACTAAGTTTTATTCCTGATAATGGGTCATTCTGAGGTTATTTATCATATCTGCTCTGGTTCCTCTTCACAGCGGTCATAATCCAATGGTTTCCCCTGGAACTTAGAGAAGTATTTGGAGTACTATGATAGTACTCTGTAGTGACATGTAGTACTCTGTAGTGACATGATGACACTCACACGATGGGCTCACTGGACAGTTTAGATACAGTCGTGTTAATACTGGGATGCACATGCACAACTTCCATAGGTTCTCATCAAGGTCCAAACCTCTGGATGGTAACCACTGTCAAGAGTTGGTGAGAGGTTCCTTTACTTTGACTTGACCACTAGTgtctctgtcctcctctcagCCTGAGGCCTGATCTTTTCTTCTATTTTTCTGTCTTTAACAGAAGTGATCATTAGTTTTAATAAGCTGGACTATATCTTAATGACCTGATGTCTTTTTTTAACTTCATACTTTATGTACGAaatggtttcttcctgttttttaggCGTCAGGACTCCAGTCAATTCAAGTTAAGAAGAGGCTAGTCCTTTAAAGCAGACGACCAAGATAATAAttttgtggagggggggggggagttacagacctgccgctccctgaattctcctaaaattggatatatttgcatttaaaatgagttatAGATCAATTGCACACGATACGAACGGtatgataagagctacctaaaacgaccatgagcggccgCTCGTGATTTGCGCGTGACGGTGCGCGtcacgtcagtatttatgacgtgtgttggtgtcgtcatttccttggtgaagttcattgctgtgtcctagaaacacactagcgccctccagggGAGAGAAGTAGTCTAAACTTGATACTATGTCCAACATatctgggtacagacgcaccgtgaccaccaccgaggcgctgcagtgtttacagccgttggacagcggccattttaaattgtttgaaaaatagcattaaagttgttaaaattttaatgttgggtgtcagttagtttcgtaacagacatactaacatatgtaatgcattaatatctcaactgggtatttatcttgccagaatatagagtttaaaaacctgccgtcattttgaccgcccatggtcgttttaggtaggagggaaatcccggtCGGTCTAGTGTTAAAAAAATCTAATTATTAAACATTTCGGTAAGGGACGGTTGGCTAATCCAGCCTAGCCTATTATATAACTGTCGGTTTCAGACTAGCAATCTGATTGGCCTGTGCTGATTTCCCATAATGCAAAGCTAGCTGCGCTTCAGATTTGTTCAGCTAGTCGGCCATTTTCATCTTGTTGTTTCCCGTTGGGGAAAACCTCTCGGCCGGTAGAGATCGGATCAGAAGAGCAGGAACGAGTCCTGCAGGGAACGCTGGTCCTCACATGTGTTGGTAACCGTTCTCTTCAAGCCTTAATACCTTTCTGTGTGTCGTGTGACTTGGGGATCTTTACCCGTTGACTCGCTGTCGTTCTGCTGGTGTTGGGAAAGAGCGTCCGTTTTGCTTTCAGCGCTAAATCTGGAAAACCCTCCTCCTCTGTTGGTGTTGGGCGTCAGTTGGTCCCGGGCCGTTAGAGTTTTGTCAAACATTTCCAGGAAAATGCCAAAAGCCTGCAGAACCTTGACTGGCGGTCTGATGACCATTTCATCATCCTCAAGTGCAATTAGTGAACATAGACGGACAGTctactctgtacacacacacacacacaggttttgtATCACTACTACGTCATACAAGTGCCACACAGACGCTCCTCCTGGGTGGAAATGGTGTCCatatgtgttgtgtttgtgttgagaTTTTGTCTTGATGTCTGGTTCTGTTTCTTTGTCGAGAACTTTTCGAACTGTGactcttgttttatttgtttccCCATGTCCTGCTGCTCTCCTTTATTGAAACATTTTGAAGATTTAAGTTATTCAGTGGTACCGTCACGTGGTTAACCCTTTAAATCACAGCGGCTCCCTGTTCTGTGGGATTACAGCAGCACGTGGCAGTAAAATTGGGTGTAGcgtcatcgggggggggggtgttacatgAACTACAGGATCTACTGGTGACCAAACGGACACCTTCCTGTTACAAGATCCCAGTTCGCCCTGCTgaagtgcctctgagcaaggcacctCCATCAGTACTCTGAGGCTGACCCTGACTTCAGACTTCAAGgtgcgggggaggggggcagattaGTAAAACATTTAATTATCTCACCACTA
This DNA window, taken from Lampris incognitus isolate fLamInc1 chromosome 7, fLamInc1.hap2, whole genome shotgun sequence, encodes the following:
- the LOC130116110 gene encoding nucleotidyltransferase MB21D2 → MAAPALSSRAGSVNSLGNSPTAAPGSSAASGSSNGKTPQALPELDFRSGARMEDLNRLIQEFSKHDQREYDDQRALEIHTAKDFIFSMLGMVQKLDQKLPVANEYLLLSGGVREGVVDMDLDELSVYARGTDYDMDFTLLVPALKLHDRNQPVTLDMRHSALCHSWLSLRLFDEGTINKWKDCCTIVDHINGATNYFFSPTLVADWFYQSISLVLMEVQKKPQRGMPRVEKVERNGTIISVILGVGSSRMLYDIVPVVSFKGWPAVAQSWLMENHFWDGKITEEEVISGFYLLPACSFKGRKENEWRLSFARSEVQLKKCISSSLMQAYQACKAIIIKLLSRPKAISPYHLRSMMLWACDRLPANYLAQDDFSAHFLLGLIDDLQYCLVNKLCPNYFIPQCNMLEHLSDETAMLHARKLSSVRSDPAEHLRTTIEHAKAANRLTTDTQWRGSGNNLPSPQSDASGENQPDDRLAKKLQQLVTENPGKSISVFINPDDVTRPHFRIDDKFF